aacagaaaagtaacaaatactttaaaaatattagtaaagtaacacttaaaaaaaaaaatgaaagtacttatttcaaacaaatcttttaaaaacaataaaataacaaataattataataatcatgagtcataactcataactatataaattaaatacgatCCTCCTCAGTATTTGATGTTCCAGGATTATTGAGAGCAGCCGAATAAGTAGATGGGTACGAATAAGGTGTAAAGCTTGTTTGGAAATGTGGAAGAAAGGCATTTGAAGGATGATGAATTTGATGATTTGTCAAATTTTGTTGGTTAGAATAGTcggtataattttgataaatattattaggttgAGGTGCTGTAATAATCCGTTTTACTGCATTAAGAAATTCGATTTTCAAATCCCATTTTTGAGCGtcgttcatttttttaagatcgggtaaaaaagataataaaaaagctTTATCAGCATCGAATTCTTCGGGGGGTTTTAGGGGgggatttttcataaattcaaCCAGAGTCTTTTGAAagtctaaattattttgatccttctttttttttttattagataaatcaGACGCTGGAATAGTCACTTGTGATTGTGAAATAGAATTGTCTCCATCataattgtcattattttcCATGATGTCAATATTTTCGGTATTATCCATATTTCCGGTTGTCctgaatgataaaaaaaaagaaatacataataaaattcttaaacgAGCGATGcatgtattgatttttctaagtatttttttttttttttttaagtgtcgataaaataatgttgggtgcccaaaaaaaacttgaaaatttaatatacaatttcttataagttgttcttattgtagttaaaaaaattttttttcgcaatttttttatatacctaacgatttatcctaatatgatttcaatatttgttaatatccaaaaaatataaatcgtaggtacttgaaaatttcaccagttatttagatttgcatttttttacataatttaattttcaaaatatttctcttattttaaggctatttgtaggcatttgaaatagtcgtttttgtttaattttttacattataaatattgataaaaaattttaactgagtcaaaatgcttgaaaatttaatacaaagttcctcataagtcatttttatagtgatttgaaaattattattatacataggcacaatttttaaatagggtATTCTggtcattaaaattttgaacataAACCATCTTTTACACCACCCAATGGAAAATATATCGTAGGCTGAATGTTTACTcactttctttttttcattactgGTATAAGGAAAGATAGTACATCTCCATACGCATATGATTGTTTTGATTTCGCTTCAGATCCACTCTTTACTTTCCTCGTCTCATTTATAGATCGTGTATAGTTGTCCcttatatttttccatttgCATTTTAATTCTTCAACTGcagtatacaacaataaagattaatttaataaaattatgaaaagaaatatataatgctttttttgtttatcaaatatgtatatttaaaacatacgaAAAATTTGTAATGTTAGGCTagtttacgatttttttaaactcgttaagttaggttattttaaaataataaagttaaattaagttaaaagttacttatatttgttttcgTTAACTCGTCAAGTTAAACattaactttgaaaaaaaaaagtacctaacttaacttagttttaacttttaagtatattatatagtttttctttacGCCCAAGAAAATTACTGgggaatttaaaatgatacatcAAAGTATTAACTAGCTATCAAAAAACCTACTTTTCTAAAAACCTACTTCAAAAATTCGCATTATTTTTTGGatgaaaattaacttaatttagatatttttgaataaaattaacttaaagttaacacgttaattaaaaaaaaaataactaaataagttaaaagttaatttgaaaaaaagtatataacgagttaattaacttaattaaaattaactttgaaTTCGTTAATGCCCAGCCTTGAAAATTTGGACCTCaaatgttgttaaattaaaataatttataaatttcttcttattataatacaactgcTGGATCATTTAAGATtttgttatagatatttatcaaTTGGTACAAATTTCGTTGCACTACAGTATGAATTTCTGTTGGGTAAAAGTaccataaacataattatacgaGAGACTTGTCAAGCTTTATGGACCATTTTGCAACCAGAAGAAATGCCTGAACCTAATAGTAATCAATGGTTAGATAtagcaaataaattttatatgaaaacgaATTTTCCCAATTTAGTTGGAGCTGTAGATGGAAAACATATTCGCTGTATTAATCCAAAAAATAGCGGGACCatgttttttaactacaaacattttttttctattctttTAATGGCTGTTGTTGATTCagaatattgttttgtgtCAATTGATGTTGGGGCGTATGGTCGAGAAAGCGATTCTACAGTATTTAAGGATTGTCCGTTtggaaaaaaactttattcgaATCAATTAAATCTTCCAGCCCCCGCTTGTTTACCAAATACAACCGATTCTCCGCAACCTTTTGTCATCGTTGGAGACGAAGCTTTTGGGttgcataaaaatttattaaggcCATATCCAGGACGTGGTCTTAACGCAACAAGaagagtttttaattatagactGTCTCGCGCTCGAAGATTAGTAGAATGTGCCTTTGGTATTCTTGCTAATAAATGGAGAGTTCTACACAGTCCGCTTTTAGTTGAACCAGACTACGCTGACGACATAATTAAAGCTTGTTGCATACTTCATAATTATGTACGAAGAAGAGATGGCTACAAATTTGAAGATACTCTTTCTAATGTCCTGGAGGACTTTGGAAATGGCGGTGTTGCAGGAGCTCGTCTAGAAGGTACACAAGTACGCGACTATTTTGCAGACTATTTTATGGGCGCTGGGTCGGTACCCTTTCAATCGAGGTTTTCTTACTAAACTAttgaagtaataaaaataacactataatattatgatacttaaaattacaattttacatatattttttagattatatccACAACATTTTcgcattgtaaaataatttttttatcttctgtcatataaacataagtattttaatattaattatcaactattgttaaatttaatataatataaattataatatacgtcttATTACCATAGTAACTAATACttgattgttaaaaatacaagtCATAATCCATGTCttttgtaattactaatttatttaaaaaatgtacttactttttattcttttttcattttcgtcATAGTTTTCCCATTCATCAAATACATCACACCCAATATTATTCCATGCTCTCAATTTTGCATGCTTGTCTGCATAATCTTTGCAACTTATTTTCCACAAACACTCATGTTTCTCCACACTCACAATAAACATTTCTGTATCGAATAcactcatttttataaattaaaaaaaaatgtagaaaaagaGGTAAAGTCCTTCTACCGCGCGTCTTTACCGCTCAAGTGTGGTAGATCCTATTGAAAACAATACGTTGTAATCAAAAGCGGTTAGAAATTTTGGACGCGGCAAAACGGACAAACCGCGACATGTCGCGGTTTGGATCGGTGACCAGCGTCGCAACGCGGCGGAATCGCGGTGGTGTGACTCGTTCCGTAAATAAATATGGGTTTTTATTCAGCGGCGAAACCGCGCGGTTTCGACCGCGCGGCGGAACCGCCATAGTGTGATCAGGCCCTTAGTTTAAGATTAATAACTAAAGCTCCGTGGTATGTCAGCAACCAAACATTACATAACGACCTCAACATCTGCACATTACCAACTCTCGCAcgcatttattattcaaacttcCACGCGCACACACATAATCACCCTAACCTCTTATTTCGAATCTTTCCTCTACAACTATTCCCAACAATCCTCCTCGCCGCTTAAAACGTAACTGGTCACGCGATTTACTCATATAATCAGccaaaaaaacttttgaaGTAGTGTCACTGGACGGTCTGGACGCCCCCTTCTATCACGTCCCCATGCCTTGTacatatattctaaaatttactTACTGTTTTACTTGTATacagattgtaaataaataaaaaaaaaaattaatttttctataatacggGTACGACGCGTCTATTATgacgtgtttattattaatattatgaatgaatatctattattattaattattcagaaTTGCTTATTAGGCAAAAATTCCGCAATTATGATAACGACATTTTTACTTcgtatatggtatattatttatataattttttagttataattattaattagtttatttatttatcacatgtcaactataaaattttcgataactgaacgaaatataatatctgtgGGATATACGACAGCGAAATTCCAAATatcagtaatttaaaattaaatgtatttaactggACCCATTGGCCATcccatttttaatgtaatcagAGGTGttcctaataatttttttgaaagtataCTAAATCAtcaaataccaaaatatacctaaacatttaatacaataaaaatatttttcttatgagTTATATGAGAAGAGCCTGTAAAAAGCGTATCAATTATATGGAAAAGATTTTAAACAGTGTTGGCGTTTATTCTGGAATGTTCGACGGAGCACTTATCGGATCTATGAAATTATTGATTCGATAACGAGCGGGTATTTCCGCCGAATGTTCTAGAATcaacgattattataaatatattacgatCGCTAATGTGCGTGTGTATCAGTGTGAGTTAGACGTTAGTCGTTAGTCCACTAGTAAGTAAGCCAGTCGGTATTCTGTCGAAAGTGCGTCCTGGCGCGGCCCTATTTTGTAAGTTTTGAAGTACGaatgaatgataaataaaagttatacgttaatattatagataattattttattccgatttattatttttgtaattatcatACACCGCtcgcaatatatataatatatatatatatgtggtcCAACAAcagatttttttacatattattatctttaagtatattataccttgTCAATCTttacaaattgaaatattaaaaagtaaagagTATGATTCTTTAagtcacaaataatattgacgTAAATACGGTAAAACtacttgattaaattaattttgttttttccttTGTATATTTGAGTATATGCaatacacttaaaattttgaaattttgtacaaatatcttgataggtagttaaaatcGCAAATCGATTGAGACTTGAGAGCCTACTCATACTATAGTCTGTCCAGCGAGAGAACGCGCCGATTCTGCGCATCCTCCTGCACCTTCCTGCTATCGAAACTGGTTTTCCTATGGCAGGGAGACGTTTGGGGATGCGCAGAAAAACCGATTTTGGTCGGTTTGCGGCGCGTTCTCTCGCTGGACAGAGTATAGGTACCCATATTAttggaaaattgaaaatcttgAGAGTATACGGCGTATATGGTAGTATACCCTATGGAAACACCCTTGAATGTAATAGTTTTACAAGTTTTTCCTAAGCAAAAATGCCGTAACTATGATAATTTATCCAGAAAtatgtgttaataaaaaaacaatattgccgcaattgtaataaaatgtacggCAATCTTTCTAAGCAAACTGTGGTTACGACGTTTTTGCCAAGTaccgattatattttattacaattgcgGCAATATTGTCGCATATTATGGATAAATTATCATAGTTACTACATTTTTGGAATagagtatagtattattattgtcgctAATGTGCATTACTtttgagaaataaataatattaattttatcgttGATCGTCGACAGTCGACAATAGATAagctttatataataatattaaataattcaagtcGAAGGTCTAAGAATAATCTGATAGTACTGGGaatattggtattataatagtttaaaaataccaataaggcaataactaataagaaataagaataaacCACCAACTCCACTCAGACCACTCACCATTCGCCAACGACCTTTCCTAAACCATTAACCAGTACTATAGtactatttatagttataaatatttaatttattattatgcattgcCTATGGAAAAAGTATCACACCAGTACCAACATAATTAACTTCATTCATAACCGTCCGCATATGCCGTACAGTTTAtttagttcattttttttcaatttattcattcaaatcatttaacatattttacaaatagttattagtaatttaaactaaaattatatatagtcataattgtattttatattttctacaaatctaatataaaaaataaaatttaacaaaattatgttttaagaagtaacatttataaaaaatcatctcATTTTCATCtagataaaattgattttatctgTATCTATTTCTAGATGTATTTTTAGTTCATATATCTTATCTATAtctagatacaaaaaaaactaagcACAACATTGTATAGCACACACTAATGTTCGTTTACTTCTCACATATTAATACAGCCGAAATGTTCATGTAATATGAACATAGagtaataacctaacctatgaaTATGAAAAGCCTAAATACCAAGGTTTATAGATAATGCAGGTTGCCTCAAAGTCATGTAAGCAAATCGATCACCCCGCACTATTCCTTATCTACTGACGTCattgaagtataaaatcaGTGGCGTAGCTAGACACTTTTTCTTGGGTAGGCccaatattttgatgtaataaagattatcaatgaatatttatattaaataaaaaaatatgatataaaacattCGTTTTGGGGAGAAGTGGGTAGGCCCGGACCTACCAAGCCTACCCGCTCGCCACGCCACTGATAAAATTCGCGCTCTTATTCaatgattatgatattatcataGGTATGCGTTTcactaatataggtatttaactaaaaattgaagTGTTATGTGTTATCTATAAACCTTGCCTAAATACTACTCCTTAAAACATAGTATGCTTCAGCCAcagatatatactaatatattattattattattattattatacagtattagtatatatctgtgtgtaaatcaaattatgaatattatgcgATTGTTTTCAGAAACTAATCGAATAACTAGATGGTTTGAGATAATCGAATAAATCGATAGTTTGTATTCAGTGTTAGTGCccatcattttatatttgtaatgtttttcttattgaattcatgacaatataatataatatatacctatagtaaatatatatagttaatgtttatttcataTGAGTAGATAATGTTACCAGTTTTAAGATTTACAGATTTTGCATTAATAGATTGACCATATTCAATTTGTTGCAACCACCTAAGACACAAATTTATATCTTTTGAGAACCTATGCAGATGGACTGCAAGGTTTGTCTGATTTTTTCCTTTCTTCCTACTACCactattacaattttcaaaaacgcaCTTCAGCATTATTACTAACTTTCAAACACTTATAGGTACAGAGTATTTTCTAatgaatttaaacaaatttatgtcACTTAAGTTTGCTATAGCCCATAcagcaaattaatatttttaatatatttttaaaacggcTAGCCTATAGTCTAACTTATCCCTGTGAGCTATTCTTTACATCAAATCCAAAtggtgttatataaatattaatttattaaaaaccccTATCTGGAACTACTTTTGTAtctgagtatattatagtgatgattaaattaattacatttaattaacttaatcttaagcacaataaaatacattatactttttagatacttaaatattaatcttaaaaattatatatttaatgataatataacgaGTATAATTCCATCTTGcccatttgatatttattaaattacaatgtaaatcatttacattataatttattatttaatgatattgaattatatgtaATGTCTTATACTCTAACTAGTCTAACTTAAGAAACACACCCACTGACATCGATATAATGTCTCTGAAAAAAACTTAAGTTGGCGCAGAGTGTAGAGATCTGATTTTGCTTTAGCCACACCATACCACACATTTCACCAACAATTTTTGAcgtatttatggttttatttgaaaaaataatcttgtttatgaaatttaattatatgaattatcatttattttactattgtataataatattccacgTTTATTACCAAACATAGTGATAAACCGATAAGAAATgtacgaaataattattatgtaaacaaacCCTCATATTTCAGCCGGCGGCAATATTCCGATGATGTATTGACGTCGACGACGTCGGAAAAATGTCTGAATTGTTACTTGTGTACAtgaattacacacacacacacgtaagTACGCGAATGCACGCGACTATAATAAGCAAAATTGCGCATGCGTAATGATCATCGTGAGGCTCGTTTTTCATCGCCTCTGAGTACTAAAAATAGATGAGAAGGTAATATGGTTAGCCCGCAGCTGTAATTGCAGCACGATAAACAACaaatagatatagataatcaTAAACTGTTCCTATTGTCACAGAGCCTAATGAAACCGATttcaatataagtttaatttttgttgtgaAGGGAGGGGAAATAACACATTCGTTGCCtcactaaaataatacatccaAAACCGCCACTGCTACGGATAAAACTAAGGGAGCTCGACATACCCAAGTCCCCCCTAATTGCGCCTATGTTCTACTTCGTCATTACCTTAGATATATGAATTTTATCTTACATGATAATCGCCGCAaacctcaataataataagctatttattttaattttatatttttcgtagTCATTATACATCAGCAAACCTgtatcttatattaataaaaatgattaattcgtaatataatgatattactgTGTAACTTGTGCTTACAAGCACCAAAATTGTTAAAGTTCATCACATCGCGAAAgctttaactaaaaaaacttCGTTTTATCGAGAGgaccaaaatacatttttacagttttactaGTTATATCACTTATAACGAGCCCCAAGCACCaactaaaattcaattttctacTAGAAAAATTGCTAAAATTGCTCAGGGAACTGAAGCATTTTTAGTACCCCAAAATGTGCAGACGACAAAcgaaagaaaaaattacatcattataaaattaatacattcatcgctccgctcagaaattaaaaataaaatagtcatattaatattctataatgagCGTTTAAAGTTGAAATTGTTATAGTACGGCCAATGAGCGAAAAATGAGCCGCGATACCAGTGCTCCGGATGGCCGATTTTCGTCAGGGTTATATACTAAAACTTTTCGTCACCGCCACTCGCCGTACCACACCATAGTCCATACCACGCCTTAGTTTCAAACGGAGACCCCTAGTTAGTAGTTACGCTAAAATTCACCACTAGCAACGCGGCGGTCACTGCTCATTTTTCACTGGccgtttaaaatgaaaatatgtaattaatgggtatagttaaatattattaatattattatgtcattacttacaaaacttaaataaataattattttatttaaatatttaggtattcgTGGATATAACTCTATATgagaatttgttttataaatattaaatataataatataataatttttatattaaaataattattaattaataataaatattataatatattaattgataaccGTCAATCACTATCAGCGGAATACCAGCAGAGCAACAACCAATAAAAAGAGGCGGAAGTCTCCCACCACTTTCTATGGAGAAGTGAGGAGCCGGGAATGCGTATCAAAAATCTGTGatcatacctatttattttgtcatgatTAATTCTTTCTTGGCCTGTGACTGGATGAGGACGTCTTCCGTGATTAATTGCTGATCGGACTCAACCTTATTTTTTCTctggaatatttatttttcaacttatttTCTCCAAATCGTTTTTGCGTGGCCATCAAATCATTTATTACTGGTGagaattttttctatataaataatattatagaataatattttatagttttctttgattataatatctgtCGGTATTTTATGCTAtgggtaattatttttaaatgtacacaaataatattaatttaaagctatAATAAACGTTCAATGAAACCATCGTTTCAGTCTTATaggaatttataattgtacctattgGCTAGTGGTTAGTGGTTACTGCAGTAGTTCACAACCAGCTGGTTAGGGTGACATAAAAAATCAAcgagaaatgaaaaataaatacatttttgcgaaaaaaaaattatattattatattcatatgaatattaacgttttaaacgttttttttttctgtgtactgtacttttttttttgataatagaattatttttaaatataaagttaatatgGTTTATTACTTGTGTATTTTGATGTTAGGGTGACGGTGTTTGATTAAAGTGGTTTAAGGTGACTTGAATAAAAAAGGTTGAAAAACTACTGGGctactgaatattttatttgcacaattataatttctgtTGACGGTATTATGAAACCGTGAatgaaatgaattatttacaccttaaataatagtattaatattttaaacatattttaatgaacacCAAAAAAATCTCTTACAAGAATAGACGACTAGTGttcgtgtatttatattttttgaatgactTAATAATGGCGCAAAAGTGGAATCTGTTGACATGAATTCCATAGTAAAGTAgtaaagtaggtaggtactacagAAATTCGGAAGCCTCATGATTGTATtgcatactttattttaatacattgtcATTTATCTTAGATTAACTATtagtaatatcaaatataattattatataactagttatatagtttacatttaaaatgcaaaaaatgccaaaaattatagtttaaaatggaCTTAAAACggttcttaatttaatttttaaatttctattgatattataggatattataccatttgtacataacattttacatgcataaaaatgtattaatttattaaaaaaaaaaattaaaatgttgattgaatttgaatttcatgtgaaacatttttttaaatttttaaaattgctataaataaaactaataattaccaCTATACAATTctgtcatttatttattttttattgtataataagaataatattagtttaagcCCTGGTTGTAGGAACCAGGGCTTTACGTGTGATGGGTGATATTGAgagttttagtttaataattatcgaatTAGTTTCCGtttgaaataagtattttattaagttgagCCGAATTTGGTTCCTGTTAATGTTGTTATGTCAATTAgttacaacttttattttatttttaataattgataaaaatataaattggatagtataaaatatatatgtacctactacctacacTCTTTAGTAGAAATAGGTGTTTTAgaggtttataaaatatgtatttctatattttctgAGCTTGAACTACTGATGCCTATTGCCTGGTAGTCGGTAGGTTGTACGGCGTTGCACATAAGAATTTACAGGCGCTAAGTCAAGGCAACGGAGATATAACgtttgtaaaataagtattgattTATAGCTTATGCCATATTGCCATAACATGAATTAAGatttacaatgtattaatttaaaatgtaaactgtattatgtatttatgttacgtatttgtgtttttattatcagtACTTATGTATTCATGTTCGagtttacaaacaattttataaataactgaaGAGTTGAGATATACTAGCGTCTAGCACGTATAAAAGGATTGTTTACAGAATAAATGAGTATTAATCCATAAAAGTATaagcattataattaatagaataaaatatataaataattggttagtaaaataaaaatgactcaGGAGATAAGTGTTTTTGTAAAACCTCGATTAAAAGAGAAATTAGTGGACTATTATATCCATTATGtgattttagataaataaatgatgtaattaatttgtgaatataaaattaaacgcaAATTggcaattttttcaaaaataataaaaaacaaatatctcATTACcctatcttattattatgttgataaactttcattaattttatcttattgaACCAATAAAACTTATTGGACTAAAATGACCAAAATTGGgcctataaattaatgaatcaaTAGTGACGAACGGTCGATAACTTATTGATTCAAAAGTTATTATGGTTTTGTGCaacgtgttttaatttttatccattCAATAACTCAATTTATTGGTCCAATATAGTTTTGTGCAACCGGCCATAAACaagcatagataataattaatattaataataaatattatctatgtaataaggaatttaaaattaaatttttgtgttaACCTTATCGAACACAAACACAATTACGTCGTGGGTTTTATGCGACACTCGACACagcacttatattattataattatttttcagtatccatgtaatatttatagtatgtctggaatacatatttttatgttatttataataatatatcttaattattaagatattaaataatttcctaatttcctatgaaaaaaaaaaaaaataataaaataatagtttcgctaaaaattgaaatgtcgATAGTAGATGGCATGGCGGTGGCTTTGAGTAAATCTGTACAAATGTCTAAATTTTGGaaataaccaataatttaattttttttttacgttttacgACTGCTTAATTTGTTTCTACTTGTAGAGAACccgacaataatattgtaaaatcttttgtttgtttatttcagTCACCATGGTTGCACATAAGATGTTGAGTTTGGTACTTGTTGGGCTATTATTGTCATCTACTGCTCATGCTGGCCCATTGGCAGCTGGAGTTTGTTATGCTGGATGTGCTGCTGTAACTGTAGCTTGTTTTTCGGCAGCTGGATTCACTTTCGGCACCGTCCCCGGAGCAATTATTGCTGCTACACCCGCGTTAGCCGCGTGCAATGCAGCCTTTGGGATTTGTGAAGCTAGCTGCATCGCAGCCTTGGTCGTACCAgtaccttaaaaatattttcattttaaacagctcaaaaaataaacttttttttccaa
The DNA window shown above is from Aphis gossypii isolate Hap1 chromosome 2, ASM2018417v2, whole genome shotgun sequence and carries:
- the LOC114121669 gene encoding uncharacterized protein LOC114121669 codes for the protein MKKRKTTGNMDNTENIDIMENNDNYDGDNSISQSQVTIPASDLSNKKKKKDQNNLDFQKTLVEFMKNPPLKPPEEFDADKAFLLSFLPDLKKMNDAQKWDLKIEFLNAVKRIITAPQPNNIYQNYTDYSNQQNLTNHQIHHPSNAFLPHFQTSFTPYSYPSTYSAALNNPGTSNTEEDRI
- the LOC114121668 gene encoding uncharacterized protein LOC114121668; the protein is MDYDHYMQFMKVVQVANYFGYLNAPKKDRRYWIHPFNQTREETRRFLDFYEKIRLNSDKFFTYYRMSIASFDELMIKIRPYITKQETTFRSPICAEERLTLTIRYLSIGTNFVALQYEFLLGKSTINIIIRETCQALWTILQPEEMPEPNSNQWLDIANKFYMKTNFPNLVGAVDGKHIRCINPKNSGTMFFNYKHFFSILLMAVVDSEYCFVSIDVGAYGRESDSTVFKDCPFGKKLYSNQLNLPAPACLPNTTDSPQPFVIVGDEAFGLHKNLLRPYPGRGLNATRRVFNYRLSRARRLVECAFGILANKWRVLHSPLLVEPDYADDIIKACCILHNYVRRRDGYKFEDTLSNVLEDFGNGGVAGARLEGTQVRDYFADYFMGAGSVPFQSRFSY
- the LOC114120478 gene encoding uncharacterized protein LOC114120478, with translation MVAHKMLSLVLVGLLLSSTAHAGPLAAGVCYAGCAAVTVACFSAAGFTFGTVPGAIIAATPALAACNAAFGICEASCIAALVVPVP